The Vicia villosa cultivar HV-30 ecotype Madison, WI linkage group LG1, Vvil1.0, whole genome shotgun sequence genome includes a region encoding these proteins:
- the LOC131636585 gene encoding quinolinate synthase, chloroplastic, translating into MTATATSTLFSIAINPNHVLKPKRFILQPNLPFFKSLKCIHSKPNTSLSCSTVAFPETAELVVPSKLRHLADEFQSFPEPMDRMKRLLHYAGLITPMDESVRVDTNRVMGCTARVWVEVKIDGEGKVRLTADSDSEITKGFCACLVWVLDGSEPEAVLKVSTDDLVALNVGLPGTGRSRVNTWHNVLVTMQKKTKQLVAEKEGKVPFEPFPSLIITADGFVPKGSYAEAQAKYLFPNKLKVDELVNVLKDKKIGVVAHFYMDPEVQGILTAAQKQWPHIHISDSLVMADSAVKMAKAGCKFITVLGVDFMSENVRAILDQAGFNEVDVYRMSNERIGCSLADAAATSTYMEYLEPASRSTSLHVIYINTKLETKAYAHELVPTITCTSSNVIQTILQAFAQVPNLSIYYGPDSYMGANIVELFQQMTVMTDEEIAAIHPKHNVDSIKSLLPRLYFYQDGSCIVHHLFGHEVVDTIKEMYCDAFLTAHLEVPGEMFSLAMEAKRRGMGVVGSTQNILDFIKDRVQESLDRNIDDHLQFVLGTESGMVTAIVAAVRSLLEPAKSSSQGAKVTVEIVFPVSSDSISKTTPSLNSVEASDINISVVPGVTTGEGCSIHGGCASCPYMKMNSLSSLLTVCHHLPDEENMLSAYKAERFKLQTPNGQSVADVGCEPILHMRNFQATKKLPEKLVDQILHNNDSGRLV; encoded by the exons ATGACTGCAACTGCTACTTCCACCCTGTTTTCAATTGCAATCAACCCAAACCATGTTCTTAAGCCAAAACGTTTCATCCTTCAACCGAATCTTCCTTTTTTCAAATCTCTCAAATGCATCCATTCCAAACCCAACACCTCTCTTTCCTGTTCCACCGTCGCTTTTCCCGAAACCGCCGAGCTGGTAGTGCCTTCCAAGCTCCGCCATCTAGCGGATGAGTTTCAGTCGTTTCCCGAGCCAATGGACAGGATGAAGCGACTTTTACACTACGCGGGACTCATAACACCGATGGATGAGTCGGTTCGGGTTGACACGAACCGGGTTATGGGTTGCACTGCCAGGGTTTGGGTTGAGGTGAAGATCGACGGTGAAGGGAAGGTGAGATTAACGGCTGATAGTGACTCGGAGATCACGAAAGGGTTTTGCGCGTGTTTGGTTTGGGTTCTTGATGGGTCTGAACCGGAAGCGGTTTTGAAAGTTTCAACGGATGATTTGGTGGCTCTTAATGTTGGTTTACCGGGAACCGGTCGTTCTAGGGTGAACACGTGGCATAATGTTCTTGTTACTATGCAGAAAAAGACGAAACAGTTGGTTGCTGAGAAAGAAGGGAAAGTTCCGTTTGAGCCCTTTCCTTCGTTGATTATTACTGCTGATGGCTTTGTTCCTAAGGGTAGCTATGCTGAAGCCCAG GCAAAATACCTGTTCCCTAACAAGTTAAAAGTTGATGAACTAGTCAATGTGCTGAAGGATAAGAAAATTGGTGTAGTTGCACATTTTTACATGGATCCTGAAGTCCAGGGCATTTTAACTGCTGCTCAGAAGCAGTGGCCTCATATCCATATATCTGATTCATTGGTCATGGCAGATTCGGCAGTCAAAATGGCAAAAGCTGGATGCAAATTCATAACAGTGCTAGGTGTGGACTTTATGTCAGAAAATGTGCGCGCCATCCTTGATCAAGCTGGTTTCAATGAG GTCGATGTTTATAGAATGTCAAATGAGCGTATTGGTTGTTCACTGGCTGATGCTGCAGCTACCTCTACTTATATGGAGTATCTTGAGCCAGCTTCTAGGTCTACTTCTTTGCATGTCATATACATTAACACTAAGTTAGAGACAAAAGCATATGCTCATGAGCTTGTGCCAACAATAACCTGTACTTCATCAAATGTTATCCAGACTATTCTACAG GCATTTGCCCAAGTGCCAAATTTGAGCATATATTATGGGCCTGATTCTTACATGGGTGCAAATATTGTAGAATTGTTCCAACAGATGACAGTAATGACCGATGAAGAGATTGCTGCGATACATCCTAAGCACAATGTAGACTCTATTAAATCATTACTACCACGGCTTTACTTTTATCAG GATGGATCATGCATTGTTCATCATCTATTTGGCCATGAAGTCGTGGATACGATAAAAGAAATGTATTGTGATGCATTCCTTACTGCCCATCTAGAGGTACCTGGAGAGATGTTTTCATTGGCTATGGAAGCAAAAAGAAGAGGAATGGGAGTAGTAGGGTCCACTCAGAATATATTGGATTTCATAAAAGACAGGGTTCAAGAATCTTTGGATAGAAACATCGATGACCATCTCCAATTTGTCTTAGGAACAGAATCTGGGATGGTGACTGCCATTGTGGCAGCAGTTCGAAGTCTGTTAGAGCCTGCAAAATCCTCTTCTCAAGGAGCAAAAGTTACTGTTGAAATAGTGTTTCCAGTTTCATCAGACTCAATCTCGAAAACAACTCCTAGTCTAAATTCAGTTGAAGCCAGTGATATCAACATTTCTGTTGTACCAGGAGTAACTACCGGGGAGGGTTGTTCCATTCACGGTGGTTGCGCATCTTGTCCTTACATGAAG ATGAATTCTCTTAGCTCACTCCTGACAGTTTGCCATCATCTACCCGACGAAGAAAATATGTTGTCTGCATACAAAGCAGAGCGATTCAAGTTGCAGACTCCAAATGGTCAATCAGTGGCAGACGTAGGATGTGAACCAATTTTGCATATGAGGAACTTTCAG GCTACTAAAAAGCTTCCAGAGAAACTGGTTGATCAGATTCTTCACAACAATGACAGTGGAAGGTTGGTGTGA